The window TTTGGCGGGCGACCGAGCGACTGAAGCGCGACGCGTTCCGCATGGGGTCCGCCATCGCGGGCGTGGAAACCCTCGGCGACAATTCGCCCGTCCTCGACAATGACGGCACCGACCATGGGGTTGGGACTGGTTTCGCCCCAGGCCTCCTGCGCCAGAGCGAGGGCGCGTCCCATGAACTCCTCGTCGCGTGGAGACACCGGGCTCATGCGCGAACGAAGGGGTTGGAGGATTTTTCGACGTTCACGGTGGTGGCCGGGCCATGTCCCGGATAGATTGCGGTGTCGCCCGGCAGCGTGTAGATCTGCGATCGTATTGAATTCATCAATACCGATGTGCTTCCACCGGGCAGATCGGTCCGCCCGACGCTTCCGGCGAAAAGGGCGTCTCCGACGAAGGCGGATTTGGATTTGGCGAAATAGAAGAGGACGTTGCCAGCGCAGTGGCCGGGCACATGCCGGACCTCGGCCGGCATTCCAAGCGCGTGCAGGACGTCGCCCTGCTTGAGCCAGGCATCGACGCGGATGGGTTCGATGTTGAAGGATCGTCCCATGAATCGTCGCATGACCTCCGGGTTTTCGATGAGCTCGCGATCATCCGGGTGGGCGAGCACGCGCGCCTGGGTGTTTCTCACGACTTCGGCGCCCCCCTGCGTGTGGTCCCAATGGCCGTGAGTGAGCCAGAGCTCATTCAGTGCCACCTTTTCAGCGGAGAGAATGGGTTGCACCTGATCCCAGATGTCGCCTGGTGCGTCGATGAGAATCGCATGGCCGCTGGCGGGATCGGTCAGCAGGTAGGCGTTGGTCAGTATCGGGCCGGCCGGCAGGACATGCAAGTGCATCGCGGCCGATGACATGTTCCCCGCGCGGATCGGCAATCACAAAGGGCGTT of the Opitutaceae bacterium genome contains:
- a CDS encoding MBL fold metallo-hydrolase, which translates into the protein MHLHVLPAGPILTNAYLLTDPASGHAILIDAPGDIWDQVQPILSAEKVALNELWLTHGHWDHTQGGAEVVRNTQARVLAHPDDRELIENPEVMRRFMGRSFNIEPIRVDAWLKQGDVLHALGMPAEVRHVPGHCAGNVLFYFAKSKSAFVGDALFAGSVGRTDLPGGSTSVLMNSIRSQIYTLPGDTAIYPGHGPATTVNVEKSSNPFVRA